The Sphingorhabdus sp. Alg231-15 genome has a segment encoding these proteins:
- a CDS encoding c-type cytochrome, translated as MKAVFRASAPVLAIALAACGSDPAPEPTEQIVVREAGTDSDSSADGAAPEPADEATDGLIAAGKSAFNTCIACHVIEDGGANRIGPNLHGIIGQAAASVDGFKYSDAMASSGITWTKEELDSYLSNPAAKVPGTTMMAGAISDAGRREAIIAYIEDASAN; from the coding sequence ATGAAAGCAGTGTTTCGCGCATCCGCTCCCGTTCTGGCCATCGCATTGGCGGCATGTGGATCGGACCCCGCACCAGAGCCTACCGAACAGATTGTCGTTCGCGAAGCCGGTACCGACAGTGATAGTAGTGCGGATGGCGCTGCCCCGGAACCGGCGGACGAAGCCACGGATGGTCTGATCGCCGCGGGCAAATCTGCGTTCAACACATGCATTGCCTGTCATGTGATCGAAGATGGTGGTGCGAACCGCATCGGCCCTAATCTTCATGGCATTATCGGGCAGGCTGCTGCCAGCGTCGATGGATTCAAATATTCTGATGCCATGGCCTCTTCCGGTATTACCTGGACCAAAGAAGAACTGGACAGCTATCTTTCCAACCCGGCCGCTAAAGTACCAGGCACCACCATGATGGCGGGCGCTATTAGCGATGCGGGAAGACGCGAAGCGATCATCGCCTATATTGAAGACGCTTCCGCCAATTGA
- a CDS encoding TIGR00730 family Rossman fold protein: MQRLAVYCGASAGGDPVFAETAKILGQTMAQRNIDLVFGGGRLGLMGIIADAVLDGGGKVYGVIPEMLKDHEVAHTGLTELHVVTSMHERKAKMTELTDGFVAIPGGIGTLDELFEAWTWKALGYHGKPIGLLNVDGYWDSLTAFLDNVAGHGFMSEARRKQLILSEDIGDILDQLTSEFTGSEGEVTW; the protein is encoded by the coding sequence GTGCAAAGACTAGCGGTTTATTGTGGCGCGAGCGCTGGGGGGGACCCTGTTTTCGCCGAGACAGCAAAAATATTAGGCCAGACCATGGCTCAGCGTAACATCGATCTGGTCTTTGGCGGCGGTCGCCTGGGCCTGATGGGTATTATTGCCGATGCCGTGCTTGATGGCGGCGGGAAAGTCTACGGCGTCATACCTGAAATGCTGAAAGATCATGAGGTCGCCCATACCGGTCTGACTGAACTGCATGTCGTTACCTCCATGCATGAGCGCAAGGCAAAAATGACAGAGCTGACCGATGGATTTGTTGCCATACCCGGCGGTATCGGGACGTTGGACGAACTGTTTGAAGCATGGACCTGGAAAGCGCTCGGCTACCACGGCAAGCCGATTGGGTTGCTCAATGTCGATGGCTATTGGGATTCGCTCACCGCTTTTCTGGACAATGTCGCGGGGCACGGCTTCATGTCAGAAGCCCGCCGAAAACAGCTTATCCTGAGCGAAGACATTGGCGACATTTTGGACCAGCTGACATCTGAATTTACCGGATCCGAGGGGGAAGTGACATGGTAG
- a CDS encoding NupC/NupG family nucleoside CNT transporter translates to MISILTSIAGMAVILLLAFTLSTGRKNIRLRVVAAAFALQASIAILVLYVPWGKRVISAMSTGVSQLLSYSSEGTKFIFGPLADADLGGASFAISALPVIIFFSALISILYYLGVMQFIIKWVGGGIQKVTGISKVESLCAAANIFVGQSESPLVIRPYLAKLTESQLFTVMSVGMAGVAGTILAAYASMGIKIDYLLAAAFMSAPGGILMAKIIMPDDPDSEAPEELVAAVDYEEEKPANIIMAASMGAQTGVKIAVAVGAMVLAFVALVALANGILGGIGGWFGQPELSFQQIIGYIFAPIMFLLGVPWDEALAAGGLFGTKVVINEFVAFSDLGGMSGELSPLTVAIVTFALCGFANFLSIAIQLAVTGGLAPNQRPVIARLGIRALAAGSLANLMSAALAGLLLSLG, encoded by the coding sequence ATGATCTCTATTCTGACAAGCATCGCTGGCATGGCGGTTATATTGCTGCTCGCCTTCACCCTTTCAACCGGACGAAAGAATATCCGCCTTCGGGTCGTAGCTGCGGCCTTCGCCCTGCAGGCCAGTATCGCAATATTGGTACTCTATGTGCCCTGGGGGAAACGGGTTATCAGCGCCATGTCGACTGGTGTATCGCAATTGCTAAGCTACTCGAGCGAGGGAACGAAGTTCATTTTCGGTCCGCTGGCCGATGCCGATCTTGGCGGCGCCAGCTTTGCCATCTCTGCGCTACCGGTCATTATCTTCTTCTCCGCGCTTATTTCCATCCTCTATTATCTTGGGGTGATGCAATTCATCATCAAATGGGTGGGCGGCGGAATTCAGAAAGTCACCGGGATATCCAAAGTCGAATCCCTGTGCGCCGCTGCGAACATATTTGTCGGTCAGTCAGAATCCCCACTGGTCATCCGCCCCTATCTTGCAAAACTTACTGAGTCCCAGCTGTTTACAGTGATGAGCGTCGGCATGGCCGGCGTCGCGGGAACGATATTGGCTGCCTATGCGTCCATGGGTATCAAAATCGACTATCTTCTGGCGGCGGCGTTCATGTCGGCGCCCGGCGGCATCTTGATGGCCAAGATTATCATGCCCGACGATCCCGATTCCGAAGCACCGGAAGAGCTAGTGGCTGCCGTGGACTATGAAGAAGAAAAGCCGGCCAATATCATAATGGCGGCGTCAATGGGCGCTCAGACCGGCGTCAAAATTGCTGTTGCGGTCGGCGCCATGGTTTTAGCCTTTGTCGCGCTGGTGGCGCTTGCCAACGGTATATTGGGCGGGATCGGTGGTTGGTTTGGCCAACCTGAACTCAGCTTCCAGCAGATTATCGGTTATATCTTCGCGCCGATCATGTTCCTGCTCGGTGTACCGTGGGATGAAGCCTTGGCTGCCGGCGGCTTGTTCGGCACCAAAGTTGTTATCAATGAGTTTGTCGCCTTTAGCGATCTGGGTGGCATGAGCGGAGAGCTCTCTCCGCTTACGGTAGCGATCGTGACCTTTGCCTTGTGCGGATTTGCCAATTTCCTGTCGATCGCCATTCAGTTGGCCGTCACAGGCGGCCTAGCGCCCAACCAGCGTCCGGTCATTGCACGGCTTGGCATCAGGGCGCTGGCGGCTGGATCGCTGGCCAATCTGATGAGCGCAGCCCTGGCTGGCCTATTGTTAAGCCTCGGTTGA
- a CDS encoding queuosine precursor transporter translates to MTAISETKHIPRGLFIICVLYGGMASLAGILGNKLVALGPLAVEAGIFAFILLVVLAGAVAEVYGRATANRIVVFGFVPIIMSMILIQLVLALPPASFWEEEKRVAFDIILNQSTRLMFAGIIAYGTSQLLNVFIITRLKGESGKLLWLRSMIAGVVSQAVDTVIFITVAFYGVAPLLKIMPGQLLAKVILSAVFVPPLIYGIVRMAKRLDAE, encoded by the coding sequence ATGACAGCGATTTCAGAAACAAAACACATCCCCCGCGGGCTCTTTATCATTTGCGTTCTTTATGGCGGAATGGCCAGTCTGGCGGGAATTTTGGGTAATAAACTGGTGGCGCTGGGGCCATTGGCGGTGGAAGCGGGCATATTCGCTTTCATCCTGTTGGTGGTGCTGGCAGGAGCGGTGGCCGAAGTTTATGGGCGGGCCACGGCAAACCGAATAGTTGTTTTTGGATTCGTTCCGATCATCATGTCGATGATTCTGATCCAGCTGGTCCTGGCCTTGCCGCCTGCTTCCTTTTGGGAAGAAGAAAAGCGCGTCGCCTTTGACATCATATTGAACCAGTCGACCCGGCTGATGTTTGCCGGGATCATCGCTTATGGCACATCCCAGCTGCTCAATGTCTTCATCATTACCCGACTGAAAGGGGAGAGCGGTAAGCTGCTGTGGCTTCGCAGCATGATTGCTGGCGTTGTGAGCCAGGCCGTCGATACGGTGATATTTATTACGGTCGCCTTTTACGGTGTTGCGCCGCTTTTGAAAATCATGCCGGGGCAATTGCTTGCCAAGGTAATTTTGTCGGCGGTATTCGTACCGCCGCTGATCTATGGCATCGTAAGGATGGCCAAACGACTTGACGCGGAGTGA
- a CDS encoding NTP transferase domain-containing protein codes for MSKAAGNGIMLALLAAGQSRRFGDNDKLTALLRGKMLGLHAAATLARPPFDHRIVIASDENHPCAADWSILGYDIIINERADQGQATSVQCAVEHALASGVTALCLCLADMPYITGRHIETLLQSFEVVDRNQIVASSYDGNAMPPAIFPADQFGAIQQLQGDQGARKLLRTAHLVPAEKDILLDIDTAEMLEIENRKGPET; via the coding sequence TTGAGCAAAGCCGCCGGTAATGGAATCATGCTGGCTCTGCTTGCGGCAGGCCAGTCCCGGCGTTTTGGAGATAATGACAAGCTGACCGCCCTATTACGGGGCAAGATGTTGGGACTGCATGCTGCGGCGACATTGGCTAGGCCGCCTTTTGATCACCGGATCGTCATTGCGTCCGATGAAAATCATCCCTGTGCAGCCGACTGGTCCATTCTCGGCTATGATATCATTATCAATGAACGGGCTGATCAGGGACAAGCGACATCGGTGCAATGCGCTGTCGAACATGCCTTGGCATCCGGCGTCACCGCGCTCTGCCTGTGCCTGGCCGACATGCCCTATATAACCGGCCGCCATATCGAAACGCTTTTGCAAAGCTTTGAAGTTGTTGATCGCAACCAGATTGTTGCTTCAAGCTACGATGGCAATGCCATGCCACCTGCCATTTTTCCAGCAGATCAATTTGGAGCCATACAACAGTTGCAGGGCGATCAGGGGGCTCGAAAGCTTCTGAGAACCGCCCATCTTGTTCCAGCAGAGAAGGATATTTTGCTGGATATCGATACAGCCGAAATGCTGGAGATTGAAAACCGCAAAGGCCCGGAAACTTAA
- a CDS encoding (2Fe-2S)-binding protein, which translates to MVTLNVNGQVKEVDVDPATPILWVVRENLKMTGTKFGCGVALCGACTVHLDGKPVRSCSTPVSEADGKAITTIEGLAEEDGTFSKVQQAWVDQQVAQCGYCQSGQIMSATALLKNNPNPSDEQIDAAMAGNICRCGTYVRIRKAIKTAAGVPSETQEA; encoded by the coding sequence ATGGTTACATTGAACGTTAACGGTCAGGTGAAGGAGGTCGATGTCGATCCCGCAACGCCGATCCTTTGGGTTGTGCGCGAAAACTTGAAAATGACCGGAACAAAATTTGGCTGTGGTGTTGCCCTTTGCGGTGCCTGCACTGTCCATCTCGACGGTAAGCCGGTCCGCTCCTGTTCGACCCCGGTTTCCGAAGCCGATGGCAAAGCGATCACCACCATCGAAGGTCTAGCCGAAGAAGACGGGACGTTCAGCAAGGTCCAGCAGGCATGGGTTGATCAGCAAGTAGCCCAATGCGGCTATTGCCAGTCAGGCCAGATCATGTCGGCGACAGCCTTGCTCAAGAATAACCCCAATCCCAGTGATGAACAGATTGACGCCGCCATGGCAGGCAATATCTGTCGATGCGGAACCTATGTGCGGATACGCAAGGCGATCAAAACCGCCGCGGGTGTACCCTCTGAAACGCAGGAGGCTTGA
- a CDS encoding molybdopterin cofactor-binding domain-containing protein — protein sequence MADKQVSETAPKKGKWTRRAFIGAGVVAGGALVVGVAVRPDNPVDRLSPMVAKGKGEQLINAWVKIDADNIVTAIIPHVEMGQGIFTSLAQMLADELDADWSKVRILEAPADAKYVSHDIGREFLAPNLEVPAILEPTVGGTFLQLATAMNLQITGGSFSVRGTGQRAMRVAGAAAKEMLIAAAAEEWNVPAGELRAENSMILHDKSSKSAPFADFAAAAADQGLPNKPKLKSPKDYKLMGKAMARHDIPEKSNGAALFGIDADLPGMKYAAVRAAPVVGATVESMNVESAKAMPGVLQILNMGDFIAVVADGYWQAQQALGTIDAKYSKTEGDKLNQDALFARYASVLDEAGDDGGDVETEQGDVTEAFANAATKVEAEYKVPFLAHATMEPMNCTAWVRDGKCDVWSGHQAPLMARKAAAETLGIDTDAVTYHNAYLGGGFGRRSESDVIIMATRIAKAVPYPVKMIWSREEDTMQDHYRPSATSRFQAGLDKDGKAVSWSNIHTHLFDPQEAPTVPYYNIANHKIRKIDVPTHLRFGPWRSVDHSQHGYFIESFVDELAHAAGKDGYAYRRELLAGSARHLAVLDKAAEMSGWDTPMPEGHGRGIAFVPSFGTIVAEVAEVDMTGAKPKVKKIYVAADPGFAVNPDGFAAQMESSIAYGLTATLYGEISVKDGAVQQSNFHDYPILRINEMPEVEVGIINGDHKRLGGAGEPGLPPLAPAVTNAIFAATGKRVRELPLSKVNFV from the coding sequence ATGGCGGACAAACAGGTTTCTGAAACAGCGCCCAAAAAGGGCAAATGGACACGCCGTGCCTTCATTGGCGCCGGTGTGGTTGCAGGCGGCGCACTGGTTGTCGGCGTTGCGGTTCGCCCAGACAATCCGGTTGACCGGCTTAGCCCAATGGTCGCCAAGGGCAAGGGCGAGCAATTGATCAATGCCTGGGTTAAAATTGATGCCGACAATATTGTCACGGCTATCATTCCCCATGTCGAAATGGGTCAGGGGATTTTCACCTCGTTGGCGCAGATGCTCGCCGACGAGCTCGATGCGGACTGGAGCAAGGTCCGGATTCTGGAGGCGCCGGCAGACGCAAAATATGTCTCCCATGATATTGGCCGCGAATTTCTTGCCCCCAATCTCGAAGTCCCGGCCATATTGGAGCCAACGGTTGGCGGAACCTTTTTGCAACTTGCAACGGCAATGAACTTGCAGATTACCGGTGGCAGTTTCTCGGTTCGCGGAACCGGTCAGCGTGCCATGCGGGTGGCCGGAGCGGCTGCGAAAGAAATGCTAATCGCTGCAGCGGCGGAAGAATGGAATGTTCCGGCCGGTGAATTGCGTGCGGAAAACAGCATGATCCTGCACGACAAGAGCAGTAAATCGGCCCCGTTTGCAGATTTTGCTGCAGCTGCGGCGGACCAAGGCCTTCCGAACAAGCCTAAGCTGAAATCGCCGAAAGATTATAAGCTGATGGGCAAGGCGATGGCGCGTCATGATATTCCCGAGAAATCCAATGGCGCCGCGCTATTTGGCATTGATGCGGATTTGCCGGGCATGAAATACGCTGCGGTTCGCGCCGCGCCCGTCGTCGGCGCTACGGTCGAATCCATGAATGTCGAGTCTGCCAAAGCAATGCCCGGGGTCCTGCAAATCCTGAACATGGGTGATTTTATCGCTGTGGTTGCTGATGGATATTGGCAGGCCCAGCAGGCACTCGGTACGATCGACGCTAAATATTCAAAAACTGAAGGCGACAAGCTCAATCAGGATGCCCTATTTGCACGCTATGCGTCAGTGCTGGACGAGGCCGGCGATGATGGCGGCGATGTCGAGACCGAGCAAGGCGACGTCACCGAGGCTTTTGCCAATGCGGCAACCAAGGTCGAAGCGGAATATAAGGTCCCCTTCCTCGCTCATGCCACGATGGAACCAATGAACTGTACCGCCTGGGTACGGGATGGAAAATGCGATGTTTGGTCAGGTCACCAGGCTCCACTTATGGCCCGTAAAGCGGCAGCGGAAACACTTGGCATTGATACGGATGCCGTGACATATCACAACGCCTATCTCGGCGGCGGCTTCGGACGGCGATCCGAAAGTGATGTGATTATCATGGCGACCCGTATTGCAAAGGCGGTACCCTATCCGGTGAAGATGATCTGGTCGCGTGAAGAGGACACCATGCAGGATCATTATCGCCCATCGGCCACCAGCCGGTTCCAGGCCGGACTCGACAAGGACGGCAAGGCGGTAAGCTGGAGCAATATCCATACGCATCTGTTCGACCCGCAAGAAGCACCCACCGTGCCTTATTACAATATTGCCAATCACAAGATTCGCAAAATTGATGTTCCGACCCATTTGCGCTTCGGTCCGTGGCGGTCTGTCGATCATAGCCAGCATGGCTATTTCATTGAAAGCTTCGTTGACGAATTGGCTCATGCTGCCGGCAAGGATGGCTATGCCTATCGCCGCGAATTACTCGCTGGATCGGCGCGCCATCTGGCGGTTCTCGACAAGGCGGCCGAGATGTCGGGTTGGGACACACCAATGCCTGAAGGCCACGGCAGGGGTATTGCCTTTGTGCCTTCATTCGGGACCATTGTTGCGGAAGTGGCGGAAGTTGACATGACCGGCGCAAAACCGAAGGTGAAGAAAATCTACGTGGCGGCCGACCCCGGCTTTGCGGTCAATCCTGATGGCTTTGCTGCGCAGATGGAAAGCAGCATTGCTTACGGTCTCACCGCCACGCTCTACGGTGAAATCTCGGTCAAGGATGGCGCTGTCCAGCAGAGTAATTTCCATGACTATCCAATTTTGCGCATCAACGAGATGCCGGAAGTGGAAGTGGGGATTATCAATGGCGATCACAAGCGTTTGGGCGGTGCCGGTGAACCGGGATTGCCTCCTTTGGCACCAGCCGTTACCAATGCGATATTCGCAGCCACTGGCAAACGCGTCCGCGAACTGCCATTAAGCAAAGTGAACTTCGTCTAA